A DNA window from Vigna unguiculata cultivar IT97K-499-35 chromosome 10, ASM411807v1, whole genome shotgun sequence contains the following coding sequences:
- the LOC114167325 gene encoding receptor-like cytoplasmic kinase 176 encodes MGACWSSGTKAVSPSSAGFTSRSVSREGYDIHSSSRNSSTSIPMTPRSEGEILQSSNLKSYSYNDLRIATKHFSPDNVLGEGGFGSVFKGWIDEHSLSVTKPGIGIVVAVKKLNQEGFQGHKEWLAEINYLGQLQHPNLVKLIGYCLEDQHRLLVYEYMPKGSVENHLFRRGSHFHQLSWTLRLKISLGAARGLAFLHNSETKVIYRDFKTSNILLDTNYNARLSDFGLARDGPTGDKSHVSTRVMGTHGYAAPEYLATGHLTAKSDVYSFGVVLLEMLSGRRAIDKNRPSGEQCLVEWAKPYLANKRRVFRVMDSRLEGQYSLNQAQRAATLAFQCLSVEPKYRPNMDEVVRVLEQLRDSNDEVKNGDHNKKRRLSGSGSGHGHPNGLPTSASTGSSDAPKKFAYPRPSASFL; translated from the exons ATGGGTGCTTGTTGGAGCAGTGGGACGAAGGCTGTGAGCCCTTCCAGTGCAG GGTTCACTTCTAGAAGTGTGAGCAGAGAGGGCTATGATATTCATTCAAGTAGCAGGAATTCATCAACCTCCATACCCATGACCCCTCGGAGTGAGGGTGAGATCTTACAATCTTCAAATTTGAAAAGCTACAGCTACAATGACCTAAGAATAGCAACAAAACATTTCAGCCCAGACAATGTCTTAGGGGAAGGTGGATTTGGTTCAGTTTTTAAGGGATGGATCGATGAACATTCCCTCTCTGTTACCAAGCCTGGTATAGGTATCGTTGTTGCTGTGAAGAAACTTAACCAAGAGGGGTTCCAGGGTCACAAGGAATGGTTG GCTGAAATCAACTATCTTGGGCAACTGCAGCATCCTAATCTTGTCAAGTTGATAGGATACTGCTTAGAGGATCAACACAGGCTTCTAGTTTATGAATACATGCCAAAGGGCAGTGTGGAGAATCATCTATTCAGGA GGGGGTCTCATTTTCACCAGCTTTCTTGGACATTAAGATTGAAAATATCCCTTGGGGCAGCTAGGGGTCTTGCTTTTCTCCATAACTCAGAAACTAAAGTCATATACAGAGACTTTAAGACTTCTAACATCCTTCTTGATACG AACTATAATGCCAGACTTTCTGATTTTGGGCTGGCCAGAGATGGACCCACTGGTGATAAGAGCCATGTTTCTACAAGGGTCATGGGAACACATGGATATGCAGCACCAGAGTATCTAGCAACAG GTCACCTGACTGCGAAGAGTGATGTGTATAGTTTTGGAGTAGTTCTTTTGGAAATGTTATCAGGAAGACGTGCCATAGACAAGAATCGGCCATCTGGGGAACAATGCTTAGTTGAATGGGCAAAACCTTACCTTGCTAACAAACGAAGGGTTTTCCGTGTGATGGATAGTCGTCTAGAAGGTCAGTATTCCCTAAACCAAGCTCAAAGAGCAGCCACGCTTGCTTTTCAGTGTCTTTCTGTGGAGCCCAAATACAGGCCAAACATGGATGAGGTGGTGAGAGTATTGGAGCAGCTACGTGACTCAAACGATGAAGTCAAAAATGGTGATCATAATAAAAAGCGTCGATTAAGTGGTTCTGGCTCTGGTCATGGCCACCCCAATGGACTCCCCACATCTGCTAGCACAGGAAGTTCTGATGCTCCCAAAAAGTTTGCTTATCCAAGGCCTTCTGCTTCGTTTCTTTAA